Proteins from one Actinomycetota bacterium genomic window:
- a CDS encoding ATP-dependent DNA ligase, whose amino-acid sequence MSDRLAHYRQLRDFAATPEPAGDAFPLPPSGERRFVIQEHDATRLHWDLRLERDGVLVSWALPQGIPWRPADNRLAVHTENHPLDYLEFHGQIPAGEYGAGRMDIWDRGTYQERTLTDDKVVVTLHGQRVRGTYALFPIGDRDWMIHRMDPPQDPDRRPIPAGLRPMRGVAGDLPDGPGWAFEIRWAGERVLVTNDAGHVAITDGDGDDVSVSFPEVRRVGRRLAAVETVLDAVIVAVDRDGQPTNDRAAVERRLTAGDDARARRLAGDRPVAALFVDLLWLEGHPTTELAYQERRALLHDLDLAGPAWQAPRHHVGHGTALLDAARARQLPGLLAKRVDAPYRPGDVSEDWVVVAA is encoded by the coding sequence GTGTCAGACCGGCTCGCGCACTACCGCCAGCTGCGAGACTTCGCCGCGACCCCAGAGCCAGCCGGGGATGCGTTCCCACTCCCACCGAGCGGGGAGCGCCGGTTCGTGATCCAGGAGCACGACGCGACCCGGTTGCACTGGGATCTGCGGCTCGAGCGCGACGGCGTGCTGGTGTCGTGGGCGCTGCCGCAGGGGATCCCCTGGCGCCCCGCCGACAACCGGCTCGCCGTCCACACCGAGAACCACCCGCTCGACTACCTGGAGTTCCACGGACAGATCCCCGCCGGCGAGTACGGCGCGGGACGCATGGATATCTGGGACCGGGGCACCTACCAGGAGCGGACCCTCACCGACGACAAGGTCGTGGTGACGCTGCACGGTCAACGGGTGCGCGGCACCTACGCCTTGTTCCCGATCGGCGATCGTGACTGGATGATCCACCGTATGGACCCGCCGCAGGACCCCGATCGGCGGCCCATCCCCGCCGGCCTGCGGCCGATGCGCGGGGTGGCGGGAGACCTCCCCGACGGGCCGGGATGGGCGTTCGAGATCCGCTGGGCGGGCGAACGCGTGCTGGTGACCAACGACGCGGGTCACGTCGCCATCACCGACGGGGATGGCGACGACGTCTCCGTCAGCTTCCCGGAGGTGCGCCGCGTCGGGCGCCGCCTGGCCGCCGTCGAGACGGTCCTGGACGCGGTGATCGTTGCGGTCGACCGGGACGGGCAGCCGACCAACGACCGTGCTGCGGTCGAACGGCGGCTGACCGCCGGTGACGACGCGCGCGCTCGGCGCCTGGCCGGCGACCGACCGGTGGCGGCACTGTTCGTCGACCTGCTGTGGCTCGAAGGCCACCCGACGACCGAGCTCGCGTACCAGGAGCGTCGCGCCCTGCTGCACGACCTGGACCTGGCCGGTCCCGCGTGGCAGGCGCCCCGCCACCACGTCGGTCACGGGACCGCACTGCTCGACGCGGCCCGCGCCCGACAGCTGCCCGGCCTCCTGGCCAAGCGCGTCGACGCCCCCTACCGCCCGGGGGACGTCTCCGAGGACTGGGTGGTCGTCGCCGCCTGA